The following are encoded in a window of Nakamurella sp. A5-74 genomic DNA:
- a CDS encoding VOC family protein: MPENKATNYPVNPPKLHHTTFTTLRMDQMVQWYGLVCGLRPVFQSDEASWMTNDAANHRIALLSPPGLKHPTDKGHETGIHHTAFEFATFDMWLNNYIRLRDHGVLPFLTLDHGITMSVYYQDPDGNGVEIQVDGFGDWAASSEWIATAREFAANPIGIFFDPEKIVLAREEGMSFQEIHERTRAGEYLPATIPEDIFLPEVW; encoded by the coding sequence ATGCCCGAGAACAAGGCCACGAACTACCCGGTCAACCCACCGAAGCTGCACCACACCACCTTCACCACACTCCGCATGGACCAGATGGTCCAGTGGTACGGCCTGGTGTGTGGGCTCCGCCCCGTCTTCCAGAGCGATGAGGCGTCCTGGATGACCAACGATGCGGCAAACCATCGGATCGCGCTGCTGTCCCCCCCGGGATTGAAGCATCCCACCGACAAGGGTCACGAAACGGGGATCCATCACACTGCATTCGAGTTCGCGACGTTCGACATGTGGCTCAACAACTACATCCGACTGCGGGACCACGGCGTCCTGCCGTTCCTCACTCTGGACCACGGCATCACGATGTCGGTCTACTACCAGGATCCCGACGGCAACGGTGTCGAGATCCAGGTGGACGGATTCGGCGACTGGGCCGCGTCCAGCGAGTGGATAGCGACCGCGCGGGAGTTCGCCGCCAACCCGATCGGGATCTTCTTCGACCCGGAGAAGATCGTGCTCGCTCGCGAGGAGGGCATGTCCTTCCAGGAGATCCACGAGCGGACGCGGGCAGGCGAGTATTTGCCGGCGACCATTCCCGAAGACATCTTCCTGCCCGAGGTCTGGTGA
- a CDS encoding pyruvate dehydrogenase, whose product MHSPTEQSAAVYPSVRARSTGEQDVLSEIERKILWISTAVIDAANGMARKDPDGLKVGGHQASCASAVSLMTALWFTELTAADRVSVKPHASPVLHAINYLLGELRAEQLETLRALGGLQSYPSRSKDPDTVDYSTGSVGIGATAPLWGAIARRYAASVATVPHSVSSAAPPVTSAIVGRQFSIVGDAELDEGAVWEAILDPMVSDLGEIVWIVDFNRQSLDRVVPDISAVRLQAMFRAAGWQVITLKYGRLLTELFRRPGGELLERRIDEMSNPEFQRLLRCSPAELRERLPGADEGREAIKELLATVADATLHDVITGLGGHDIAGLMDAFEQIEDHRPTIIFAYTIKGYGLPSAGHPQNHSNLLTSDQLSLLSRALGENTDDPWRAFTPGSAADLVCKDVSARLQRPTVPPPSPPVVPTDFGRTPGSRSSTQQSLGRFLLDLSRLAPDVARRVVTVAPDVASSTNLGGWLNKVGVWSPAARTDWFADDAETLLHWDERPSGQHIELGIAEVNLVGLLGELGSTWSRWGQTLLPIGTLYDPFVTRALEPWSFGVYAGGQSIMVGTPSGVTLAAEGGAHQSIITPSIGLEQPGVVAFEPAFAHEVEWCMLDALSRLGHRDGSSSYLRLSSRVLDQTLAAVPVDPAARERRRRQVVGGGYALRRAPRPDITLVGMGAIMPEVLSAAARLQELGLAADVICVTSADRLYRASRAVRGYGDGNPSVLWQAFPADRAVPMVTVLDGHPHTLSFLATVHAVPSINLGVTDFGQTGTLQELYRLHGIGPDAIVGAALDLLDPPTQSTSADTAR is encoded by the coding sequence ATGCACAGTCCCACGGAGCAATCGGCGGCCGTGTATCCGTCCGTGCGAGCTCGGTCCACAGGCGAGCAGGACGTGCTGTCGGAGATCGAGCGCAAGATCCTGTGGATCTCCACGGCTGTCATCGACGCCGCGAACGGCATGGCCCGGAAAGACCCGGACGGCTTGAAGGTCGGCGGCCACCAAGCGTCCTGCGCATCAGCGGTCAGCCTCATGACCGCCTTGTGGTTCACCGAGCTCACCGCAGCAGACCGCGTGTCGGTCAAGCCTCACGCCTCCCCCGTTCTGCATGCGATCAACTATCTGCTGGGCGAGTTGCGTGCCGAGCAACTCGAGACGCTGCGCGCGCTGGGCGGCCTGCAGAGCTACCCCAGCCGATCGAAGGACCCCGATACCGTTGACTATTCGACCGGCTCCGTCGGGATCGGCGCAACGGCACCTCTCTGGGGAGCGATAGCCCGTCGCTACGCGGCCTCCGTGGCCACTGTTCCTCACTCGGTCAGCAGCGCGGCACCACCGGTGACGAGCGCGATCGTCGGACGTCAGTTCAGCATCGTGGGCGACGCCGAACTGGATGAGGGTGCCGTGTGGGAGGCGATCCTCGATCCGATGGTCTCCGATCTCGGCGAAATTGTGTGGATCGTCGACTTCAACCGGCAATCACTGGACCGCGTGGTGCCCGACATCTCGGCCGTCCGGCTGCAGGCGATGTTCCGTGCGGCCGGGTGGCAGGTCATCACCCTCAAGTACGGCCGGCTGCTGACAGAGCTGTTCCGTCGGCCGGGCGGCGAGCTGCTCGAGCGGCGCATCGACGAGATGTCCAACCCGGAGTTCCAGCGGCTGCTGCGCTGCTCTCCCGCCGAGTTGCGCGAGCGACTCCCCGGCGCCGACGAAGGGCGGGAGGCGATCAAGGAATTGCTGGCAACGGTGGCCGACGCGACCCTCCACGACGTCATCACCGGCCTCGGTGGCCACGACATTGCGGGCTTGATGGATGCCTTCGAGCAGATCGAGGACCACCGCCCCACCATCATCTTCGCCTACACCATCAAGGGCTATGGACTGCCGAGCGCTGGACACCCGCAGAATCACTCCAACCTGCTCACCTCGGATCAACTGTCCTTGCTCTCCCGTGCGCTCGGTGAGAACACCGACGACCCCTGGCGGGCTTTCACACCCGGATCGGCCGCGGATCTGGTGTGCAAGGACGTCAGTGCCCGGCTGCAGCGACCGACCGTCCCCCCGCCGTCACCGCCGGTGGTCCCCACCGATTTCGGCCGCACCCCCGGCAGCCGGAGTTCGACCCAGCAGTCACTGGGTCGGTTCCTGCTCGACCTGTCCCGCCTGGCCCCCGACGTAGCCCGCCGGGTGGTGACGGTGGCGCCGGACGTGGCCTCCAGCACCAACCTCGGGGGATGGCTGAACAAGGTAGGAGTCTGGTCTCCGGCCGCACGCACCGACTGGTTCGCCGACGACGCCGAAACCCTGCTCCACTGGGATGAGCGCCCGAGTGGTCAGCACATCGAACTGGGTATCGCCGAGGTCAATCTGGTCGGTCTGCTCGGTGAGCTCGGATCCACCTGGAGTCGGTGGGGCCAGACCCTGCTGCCGATCGGCACGCTGTACGACCCGTTCGTCACCCGGGCGCTGGAGCCGTGGTCGTTCGGCGTGTACGCGGGCGGGCAGTCCATCATGGTCGGAACTCCTTCCGGAGTCACGCTGGCCGCCGAGGGCGGCGCGCACCAGTCGATCATCACCCCGTCCATCGGTCTGGAGCAGCCCGGGGTGGTGGCGTTCGAACCGGCCTTCGCACACGAAGTCGAGTGGTGCATGCTCGATGCGTTGAGCCGCCTGGGACACCGGGACGGATCTTCCAGCTACTTGCGCCTCTCCTCCCGCGTTCTCGATCAGACGTTGGCGGCAGTGCCGGTCGATCCCGCCGCCCGTGAACGACGTCGCCGGCAGGTCGTCGGCGGCGGCTATGCGCTCCGGAGGGCACCGCGCCCTGACATCACCCTGGTCGGCATGGGGGCGATCATGCCCGAGGTGCTGAGCGCCGCAGCGCGCCTGCAAGAGCTGGGATTGGCCGCCGACGTCATCTGTGTCACCAGTGCCGATCGCCTCTACCGTGCATCGCGTGCAGTGCGCGGCTACGGCGACGGAAATCCCTCGGTGCTGTGGCAGGCTTTTCCGGCCGATCGAGCCGTGCCGATGGTCACCGTCCTGGATGGACATCCACACACCCTGTCGTTCCTCGCCACGGTGCACGCAGTGCCGAGCATCAACCTCGGCGTCACCGATTTCGGCCAGACCGGGACCCTGCAAGAGCTCTACCGGCTGCACGGCATCGGTCCCGATGCGATCGTCGGTGCCGCTCTGGATCTTCTGGACCCCCCGACGCAGTCCACATCCGCCGACACCGCCCGCTGA
- a CDS encoding FAD-dependent monooxygenase, which produces MISTPVLVVGGGPVGLTAALELAHHGVASVVLEPRVVVDHQRPRAKTTSARSMELFRRTGVAAEIRRRAALPAAWSHEIRFCTTVLGAEVTRMSHTLGLELIDSPLTSESAQQVTQPVVEEALRAVIAEQPLVRTLFGWQANTITLAGDRRQVRVLDGSGESDDIEFRYLIGADGSRSVVREALGAHYVGAPGGRPNVNITFRSEQLRDRLSGTPAVHHWVLNPAAPGVVGALDLAGTWWAIATGTASIADDDEAAALVRALVGDDIDVRIIATDPWQARLLLSDSYGRDGAYLVGDAAHQNPPWGGHGFNTGVGDAVNLAWKIAAVLNGWAPPELLDSYEAERRPVAERTIELAAVNMRALPIELGNPAMTTAGLPGQAAREAAATAIESVKRSEFYSLGLVLGHTYGPDPAAHSSSTEIYQPQVQPGNRLPHQRSMDGQSLYDLLGPEFTVLGPAEAAGPLVTAAAQLGVPLMQVDPQQNHFAAVDGTRAVLVRPDQHIAWVGQPSAPDTDDRSECHPRDIIRTALRGFNPPKTPAATP; this is translated from the coding sequence ATGATCAGTACCCCGGTGCTGGTGGTCGGCGGGGGTCCCGTCGGACTGACCGCGGCCCTGGAACTGGCGCACCACGGCGTCGCGAGTGTGGTCCTGGAACCCCGCGTCGTCGTTGACCACCAACGGCCCCGGGCCAAGACGACGTCCGCGCGCAGCATGGAGCTGTTCCGGCGAACGGGGGTGGCAGCAGAGATCCGGCGGCGAGCCGCGCTCCCCGCAGCGTGGTCGCACGAGATCCGCTTCTGCACGACGGTGTTGGGCGCAGAGGTCACCCGGATGAGCCACACCCTCGGTCTGGAACTGATCGATTCCCCGCTCACGTCCGAGTCCGCGCAACAGGTGACCCAGCCCGTAGTGGAGGAGGCACTCCGAGCAGTGATCGCCGAGCAACCCCTGGTGCGGACCCTGTTCGGGTGGCAGGCCAACACGATCACCTTGGCCGGAGACCGCCGCCAGGTACGGGTGCTGGACGGGTCGGGTGAGTCCGACGACATCGAGTTCCGGTACCTTATCGGCGCCGACGGATCACGGAGCGTCGTCCGGGAGGCGTTGGGGGCCCACTATGTCGGTGCACCAGGCGGTCGACCCAACGTCAACATCACGTTCCGGTCCGAGCAGCTCCGAGACCGGCTCTCCGGCACGCCTGCCGTGCATCACTGGGTGCTCAATCCCGCCGCTCCCGGCGTCGTGGGCGCTCTTGACCTGGCCGGCACCTGGTGGGCCATCGCCACCGGCACCGCATCGATCGCCGACGACGACGAGGCAGCCGCACTGGTCCGAGCACTGGTCGGCGACGACATCGATGTCCGGATCATTGCCACCGACCCCTGGCAGGCGCGCTTGCTGCTGAGCGACTCCTACGGCCGCGACGGCGCCTACCTGGTGGGTGACGCGGCCCACCAGAATCCGCCGTGGGGTGGCCACGGATTCAACACCGGGGTCGGGGATGCGGTGAACCTTGCCTGGAAGATCGCAGCGGTGCTCAACGGCTGGGCACCACCGGAGCTCCTGGACAGCTACGAAGCCGAACGCCGCCCGGTGGCCGAACGGACCATCGAGCTGGCCGCCGTCAACATGCGGGCACTGCCGATCGAACTCGGGAACCCGGCCATGACCACCGCCGGCCTCCCCGGCCAAGCCGCTCGCGAGGCTGCGGCCACCGCCATCGAGAGCGTGAAGCGCTCCGAGTTCTACAGCCTGGGTCTGGTCCTGGGCCATACCTACGGGCCGGATCCGGCGGCCCACTCCTCCAGCACCGAGATCTACCAACCCCAGGTACAACCGGGAAACAGGCTGCCGCACCAACGATCGATGGATGGGCAGTCCTTGTACGACCTGCTCGGCCCGGAATTCACCGTCCTCGGTCCAGCGGAGGCGGCCGGGCCGCTGGTCACAGCGGCTGCACAGCTCGGGGTCCCCCTGATGCAGGTGGATCCGCAGCAGAACCACTTCGCCGCAGTGGACGGAACCAGGGCGGTGCTCGTGCGGCCGGACCAACACATCGCCTGGGTCGGCCAGCCGTCCGCACCCGACACGGACGACCGATCGGAGTGCCACCCGCGGGACATCATCAGAACGGCACTCCGCGGCTTCAACCCCCCGAAGACCCCCGCCGCGACACCCTGA
- a CDS encoding fumarylacetoacetate hydrolase family protein, translated as MRIANIAGRLNLVDGPLAVDVQTTSSSTFEADPAAVYARWHEFATWAARQDVRHSTAAVAFDPSRLGAPSPSARQVFGIGLNYADHAAEAGLPIPQQPLVFTKFASSVTGPQTDVELPGDTVDWEAELVVVIGQGGRHIDVPEAAARIAGYTVGQDISERTVQWQGEPAQFSVGKSFAGFAPTGPFLVTPDEFEDPARLHLSCTITDSAGSTTTVQDGSTEQLIFSIPELVSRLSQIVELLPGDLIFTGTPPGIGAARKPPRFLTPGDVLTTEIDGIGRLVQRFITAGHR; from the coding sequence ATGCGCATCGCCAACATCGCCGGCCGACTGAACCTGGTCGACGGTCCACTCGCCGTCGACGTCCAGACCACCAGCAGTTCGACGTTCGAGGCCGATCCCGCGGCCGTGTACGCACGGTGGCACGAGTTCGCCACCTGGGCCGCCCGTCAGGACGTCCGTCACTCCACAGCAGCAGTGGCCTTCGATCCGAGCCGGCTGGGTGCGCCATCGCCGAGTGCGCGACAGGTGTTCGGCATCGGACTGAACTACGCCGACCACGCAGCGGAAGCAGGTCTTCCGATCCCGCAGCAACCGCTGGTCTTCACCAAGTTCGCTTCCTCTGTCACCGGCCCGCAGACCGACGTCGAGCTCCCCGGTGACACGGTCGACTGGGAGGCGGAACTGGTCGTGGTCATCGGTCAGGGCGGCCGACACATCGACGTACCCGAGGCCGCAGCCCGGATCGCCGGCTACACCGTCGGGCAGGACATCTCAGAGCGGACCGTCCAATGGCAGGGTGAACCCGCACAGTTCAGCGTCGGGAAGTCCTTCGCCGGATTTGCCCCAACGGGGCCCTTCCTGGTCACCCCTGACGAGTTCGAGGATCCGGCTCGCCTCCATCTGTCCTGCACCATCACCGATTCCGCCGGCTCCACCACCACCGTTCAGGACGGATCCACCGAACAGCTGATCTTCTCGATTCCAGAACTCGTCAGCAGGCTCTCCCAGATCGTGGAACTGCTGCCCGGAGACCTGATCTTCACCGGCACCCCGCCGGGTATCGGAGCGGCCAGGAAGCCTCCGAGGTTTCTGACGCCCGGAGATGTCCTGACCACCGAGATCGACGGCATAGGGCGTTTGGTGCAACGATTCATCACCGCCGGGCACCGATGA
- a CDS encoding amidohydrolase family protein, whose product MRALTITNARVFDGTRLSEPRSVRIIDGLIDESRAGAAHDEVVDAEGGVLLPGLIDGHVHIDDPGQTLTLARWGVSTALDMGAKDPGLIRECRDQTGRTSLRSAGFPAGPVTGTHIARLGYPAWIAIAEADDAVGWVAQRAAEGSDYIKVLLEPQIPGQPEPLSPTTAAAVVDAAHAGGRRVVMHTTTVDTVRIAVTAGADVFTHSPLAGAPDAELVQQIVDADTVAVPTLSMMKALADHWPFPVRPPEVAFENALAWVGALHRAGVSIVAGTDANADPATPARVPHGESLHDELALMVEAGLTPVDALRAATEVSANRFGLSDRGAIRSGLRADLLLVAADPTVDIAATRDIRGVWIAGERVR is encoded by the coding sequence GTGCGTGCACTGACGATCACCAACGCGAGAGTCTTCGACGGAACCCGGCTGAGCGAGCCACGGTCAGTGCGGATCATCGATGGGCTCATCGACGAGTCCCGCGCCGGAGCAGCTCACGACGAGGTTGTTGATGCCGAGGGCGGCGTACTTCTGCCAGGTCTGATCGACGGGCACGTCCACATCGACGACCCCGGCCAGACCCTCACATTGGCCCGATGGGGTGTGAGCACCGCCCTGGACATGGGGGCCAAGGACCCCGGTCTGATCAGAGAATGCCGCGACCAGACGGGTCGGACCTCGCTGCGCAGCGCAGGATTTCCGGCCGGGCCGGTGACCGGAACCCACATAGCTCGGCTCGGCTATCCCGCCTGGATCGCGATCGCCGAGGCTGATGACGCCGTCGGCTGGGTCGCTCAACGGGCAGCGGAAGGATCGGACTACATCAAGGTGCTGCTCGAGCCTCAGATCCCCGGGCAGCCCGAGCCGCTCTCCCCCACCACTGCCGCGGCAGTGGTGGACGCCGCCCACGCCGGCGGTCGACGGGTCGTCATGCACACCACGACCGTGGACACCGTCCGGATCGCCGTCACCGCCGGCGCAGACGTCTTCACCCACTCGCCGCTGGCCGGCGCACCCGACGCCGAATTGGTGCAGCAGATCGTGGATGCTGACACGGTCGCCGTTCCAACCCTGTCGATGATGAAGGCGCTCGCTGACCATTGGCCATTTCCGGTGCGTCCGCCCGAGGTTGCCTTCGAGAACGCTTTGGCGTGGGTCGGGGCCCTGCACCGTGCCGGGGTGAGCATCGTGGCCGGGACCGACGCGAATGCAGACCCGGCCACCCCTGCTCGGGTGCCCCACGGCGAATCCCTGCACGACGAACTCGCCTTGATGGTGGAGGCGGGACTCACCCCGGTCGATGCCCTCCGAGCCGCAACCGAGGTCTCCGCGAACCGGTTCGGGCTCAGCGATCGCGGTGCGATCCGCTCCGGCTTACGGGCTGACCTCCTGCTGGTGGCCGCAGATCCGACGGTCGACATCGCCGCGACTCGCGACATCCGCGGCGTCTGGATCGCCGGCGAGAGAGTCCGGTGA